In Belonocnema kinseyi isolate 2016_QV_RU_SX_M_011 chromosome 4, B_treatae_v1, whole genome shotgun sequence, a single window of DNA contains:
- the LOC117171524 gene encoding lipid storage droplets surface-binding protein 2: MEADLPDSFYRIQAVDRALQIPSVNYLWDKSTEVYGRVKGASTFANWAFGTVENVLNTMLEKSLPVARLMEKPIYTLDKTLCQGLDFVEVKLPIIKEEPKEIFDRTKSIVSKRLRPAVQTFKDFKQETTQRVRIITLRTYYKAHYLRIYSWQQADKMMSTETGINILKTVDNTTDLAELMLDKYLPDPLDDSHKDAENECSEHAKLHHTVIRLSEFSSRASRRIYLALIERLQHMYKIEILILILHALIVLQIIKSFEWMVTFVCKVINDFVLLLI, from the exons ATGGAAGCAGATTTACCGGATAGCTTTTACCGGATACAGGCTGTTGATCGGGCGTTACAAATACCGAGTGTAAATTATTTATGGGACAAATCAACGGAAGTTTATGGACGAGTAAAAGGTGCCAGTACTTTTGCGAATTGGGCTTTTGGGACAGTTGAAAATGTCTTGAACACAATGCTCGAAAAATCGTTACCAGTTGCCAGGTTGATGGAAAAACCAATATATACCCTAGACAAGACTCTGTGTCAAGGTCTTGACTTTGTGGAGGTGAAACTGCCTATTATTAAAGAAGAACCAAAGGAA ATCTTCGACCGAACAAAATCGATAGTTTCAAAACGCCTTCGACCTGCTGTACAgacatttaaagattttaaacaggaAACGACTCAACGAGTGAGGATTATAACTTTACGAACATACTATAAGGCTCATTATTTAAGGATCTATAGTTGGCAACAAGCTGATAAAATGATGTCGACTGAAACTGGTATCAACATTCTAAAAACTGTTGACAACACGACTGACCTAGCAGAACTCATGCTCGATAAATATCTTCCTGATCCGTTAGACGATAGCCACAAAGACGCAG AAAATGAATGCAGCGAACACGCAAAGTTGCACCATACGGTGATAAGACTGAGCGAATTTAGCAGCAGAGCATCGAGAAGAATCTATTTAGCCCTAATTGAAAGACTGCAGCAtatgtataaaatagaaattcTAATATTAATTCTCCATGCGTTGATTGTTCTCCAGATAATTAAGAGTTTTGAGTGGATGGTAACTTTTGTCTGCAAAGTGATTAACGACTTTGTTCTTCTTTTAATCTAA